From a region of the Rhinopithecus roxellana isolate Shanxi Qingling chromosome 8, ASM756505v1, whole genome shotgun sequence genome:
- the LOC104661033 gene encoding LOW QUALITY PROTEIN: olfactory receptor 7C2 (The sequence of the model RefSeq protein was modified relative to this genomic sequence to represent the inferred CDS: inserted 1 base in 1 codon), translated as MERGNQTEVGNFLLLGFAEDSDMQLLLCRLFLSMYLVTITGNLLIILTISSDSHLHTPMYFFLSNLSFADICFTSTTVPKMLVTIQTQSKMITFAGCLTQIFFFTAFGCLDNLLLTMMAYDRFVAICHPLYYMVIMNPRLCGLLVLGSWCISIMGSLLETLTILRLSFCTNMEIPHXFCDPSEVLKLSCSDTFINNIVMYFMTIVLGIFPLSGILFSYSQILSSILRVSSARGWHKAFSTCGSHLSVVSLFYGIGLGVYLSPAATPSSRRSLMASVMYTMVTPMLNPFIYSLRNKDMKGSLGRLFLRPTSLNEGTIAELS; from the exons ATGGAAAGAGGAAACCAAACAGAAGTTGGAAACTTTCTCCTCCTGGGATTCGCAGAGGACTCTGACATGCAGCTTCTTCTCTGTAGGCTGTTCCTCTCCATGTACCTGGTCACCATCACCGGAAACCTGCTCATCATCCTGACCATCAGCTCAGACTCCCACCTCCACACCCCCATGTACTTCTTCCTCTCCAACCTGTCCTTTGCTGACATCTGTTTCACGTCCACGACTGTCCCAAAGATGCTAGTGACTATCCAAACACAAAGCAAAATGATCACTTTTGCAGGCTGCCTCACCCAGATATTTTTTTTCACTGCATTTGGATGCCTGGACAACTTGCTCCTGACCATGATGGCCTATGACCGCTTCGTGGCCATCTGTCACCCCCTGTACTACATGGTCATCATGAACCCCCGGCTCTGTGGGCTTCTGGTTCTGGGGTCCTGGTGCATTAGCATCATGGGTTCCCTGCTCGAGACCTTGACCATTTTGAGGCTGTCCTTCTGCACAAACATGGAAATTCCAC TTTTTTGTGATCCTTCCGAAGTCTTGAAGCTCTCCTGTTCTGATACCTTCATCAATAACATCGTGATGTATTTTATGACCATTGTCCTGGgtatttttcctctctctggaaTCCTTTTCTCTTATTCTCAGATTCTCTCCTCCATCCTGAGAGTATCATCTGCCAGAGGCTGGCACAAAGCCTTTTCCACCTGTGGTTCCCATCTCTCAGTGGTCAGCTTGTTCTATGGCATAGGCCTTGGGGTCTATCTCAGTCCTGCAGCTACACCATCTTCTAGGAGAAGTCTGATGGCCTCGGTGATGTACACCATGGTCACCCCTATGCTGAACCCCTTCATCTACAGCCTGAGGAACAAGGACATGAAGGGGTCACTGGGGAGACTCTTCCTCAGGCCAACGTCTCTCAATGAGGGAACCATTGCTGAGCTCTCATGA